The sequence TGTATAATTGTTTCGCTGGGTCTGAATAAGCAAATGGGCTAAAACCGATCATGCCATGTGGACCAACTGCTTGAAGTTGATGGGCGTAGTGTATTGAGCTGGCCCATCGCAGAAAGCCTGGGCTCTGAGCGCTGCGGCCCGCTCAGAAGGGTGCACGCTGTCCCAGAAGTAGTAAAGGCCGCGGTCGGCGCAGAGCGTCGCGTTCGGTGCGCAGGGCGCCTCGGCGCCGAGCCGGCCGCCGCCGCAGCACGCGTTGGCGACGTCCGTGAACCCCGACGCCAGCGGGTGGGCGAAGGTGTCCGCCATGAGGCCGAGCGAGTCGGCCAGGGAGTAGGAGAGGCCGGGCAGCCCGGACCTAGAGGAGGGGGACGCGAGGCCGGCGAGCAGGGAGCGCAGCGCGGCGTTGAAGCCGGCGGCGAGCCGGTTCCGGTCCTCGGCGCACGCGCCCGTGGCGTCCAGCACCCGCGCCACGGGCAGGCACCCTGCGAGCCCCACGTTGACGACGGCCAGCCTCCGCACGCCCAGCGCGTGCAGGCCCCTGATGGCGGCCGAGTAGTTGGAGACGAGGCCGCCGTAGAAGGCGGCCGCGTcgtggctctccaggtcggcgccgGACCTGTTCCGCGCCCGCTCCGCGTTCGCGAATGCGGACAGGTCGTTGCCGCCGACGAGGATGAGGACGAAGGACCGGTTGATCAGGGCGTCCACCGCGTCGGAGGAGCCCGCCGCGGCGATCATCTCCGACCTCGTGGCGTTGAAGTACTGcacctgcttcgatagcgggatcgtGTTGCCGGCGTTCTGCatcacgcacgcacgcacgcttCCTTGTCAAAGTTTGCTATATATGGATGCTAGTACGCACACGTCGGAGCAGACGTAACGAACAGTACTTATACCGTGGAGTCGAGGATGCCAGCTCCTCCGGAAGCATAGCTGACGCCGATAGTGAGAGCCGTCGGAACCAGAAGGCCGCCGCCGCAGCTTGCTGCTCCCAGCAGCGACAGGTACGGCGGAGGGCTGCTCACGAACCCTATGCACTTTGCTGCAATGCAAGTATGCAACGTACTTACTATACATTGTTATGCATATATACTACTCTAGGTATTCTGTTGAGCTACGAGCCtatacgacgacgacggcgaggcCTACCAATGAAATCGGCGGTGTTGTAGCCGTTGCTGAACCTTCCGGTGGGAAGGCCGCCGGGGAAGTCGACGCCGTAGTAGGGCCTGTTGGCCCTGGGGACGCCCGCTCCCGGCAGGTAGTTGTTGTTTCCGACGTCCAGCGTCGAGTCGCCGAACACGTACATCGCCGGCGGCGGCTTGAAGACGCCGGCGGCGGCGCCGAGGACGTCCATGGATAGTAATAGTACTGCCATCACGGGGCACAGCACAAAATGCTCTGCCATGGCCAGCGCTTGCTGTAGGTCTGTAGGCTGTAGCCCACCACGGAAATGACATATATGTATGTTTATCTCTGGCTGGCGGTGCTTGTTGATATGATAGGGCTCACAACAGTAAGGCATGTAGACACTGCTGCACCCTATTCTAATTATAAGACACAgttaaaatataatataatttagTGAGGGTGTCTAAAACCagtattaaataaattaaattgACCAATCAATTAGTCTCATGTCTCGAGCATAGAGCGAAAACATAATATTTTCATCAATATATGTCTTGATTTTTTTTAATTTATCTTTTTAGACACACTCGAAGGCACAACTTAAGACACTCACATGTACAATACCATTTAATAGGGATCTCTTGAGTAGTTTATAGGGGTTAATTGAAAATAAATACAAGAGACAAGGTTTTCGCGAAGACCTGTCTCTACCTAGTTCTTTATACGGATTGTTTCTTAACTATATATATTTATGATTTAGGCCTTGAGATACTTATAATTATACTATATAATTTTTTAGTTGTTTCTTATACTTAGAAAACCGTTCCAGTGTCGctctaattgaactaactagctaGTCGCCATGCACGTTTGCCT is a genomic window of Zea mays cultivar B73 chromosome 5, Zm-B73-REFERENCE-NAM-5.0, whole genome shotgun sequence containing:
- the LOC103626464 gene encoding GDSL esterase/lipase At5g55050, with translation MAEHFVLCPVMAVLLLSMDVLGAAAGVFKPPPAMYVFGDSTLDVGNNNYLPGAGVPRANRPYYGVDFPGGLPTGRFSNGYNTADFIAKCIGFVSSPPPYLSLLGAASCGGGLLVPTALTIGVSYASGGAGILDSTNAGNTIPLSKQVQYFNATRSEMIAAAGSSDAVDALINRSFVLILVGGNDLSAFANAERARNRSGADLESHDAAAFYGGLVSNYSAAIRGLHALGVRRLAVVNVGLAGCLPVARVLDATGACAEDRNRLAAGFNAALRSLLAGLASPSSRSGLPGLSYSLADSLGLMADTFAHPLASGFTDVANACCGGGRLGAEAPCAPNATLCADRGLYYFWDSVHPSERAAALRAQAFCDGPAQYTTPINFKQLVHMA